ATGATTCTAAAACTATGGAAACTAAATCCAGTAGTCAAAAGCTGGATGGTTCAGAAATAGTTGAATCAAAATCAGACGTTTCGAAATCAGATAGTTTGAAATCTGATGTATTGGTTTCTTCTCGTAAAAATCGCAAGTTATTATAGTAACATACTATAGCACAATGTTAATGATAAAGccattcaaaaaatatttatcaatattgtcAGTTCAGAAGTGATAAGCTTAAGGGTTGTCCCCCTGTATCCTTATAGGAAATGAGCTGATGTTTTAATATGTGTATTGAAGGAATTGGTTGCAATGTTCCTAATTCATTAAATGAAATTTGTCTTCGATGACACGTCGGTGGCGAAAATTATActcaaaaaaacctttataacatttattaagctattcctcaaaaaatatatgttacagTTAACAATATGTGTTCGGCACCGCGGCCGGGTAGAAGTGAAGTTCCCAATGAGtgacattatataaaattaacaaacgcCTTCTCTTAGAAAGTTAGCAAATTACGATTAGAGCGaaatacttaaaaacttaaaatttagaaagGCGTTGTAAGCCTAAACATATTCCCCCCCGTTGAAAGGCATTTTCAACTGTCGTTTAATTCTTCAGCCGATGGTAATGGACAGAGACGCACCAAAGGTCTTCGAACGCAACCTCTAGTGGTAGTGACCTCAGCAACTCGCGCGATTCCATCTGGTCCCTTGAACAAGCGGCTAACTCGTCCGAGACGCCAGCTGAGCGGTGGCACGAAGTCCTCCTGAAGCAGCACCAAATCGCCTACATTGAGCTTGGCAGTATTGGTCCTCCACTTGGTTCTTTGCTGCAGTTCAGCGATATATTCTTTTTGCCACCTCTGCCAGAAATCCTGACGGATCTTCTCGACGCGTGCGTATCTGGCTAGTGTACCCTCCTTGCAGTCATGCAGAACAGGGGTTGGCATCGCCGTCAGCGGTCTTCCAATAAGAAAGTGCCCTGGGGAGAGGGAGAGAAGGTCGTTAGGTGAGGAAGATAAAGGATACAAGGGACGACTGCTTAAAATAGCCTCCACTTGTGCAAATAACGTAGTGATTTCCTCAAACGTCAAGTGACTGTTTCCCATGACGCGTTTGATATGATATTTAGCTGACTTTATGCCCGCCTCCCAAATACCACCAAAGTGCGGGGCATACGATGGTGTGAATATGAATTTAATACCTTCTTGACTAGCAAACATGGATAGAGGCTCGGCTGTCGATTTTAAAAATGTCCCTATTTCTTTAGCGGCTGCTACAAAATTTCGACCATTGTCGCAAAATATTTCCGCTGGCTTACCCCGGCGCGAGATAAATCGTCTCAAACTCATTATAAACGCATCCTTAGACAACTCACCTACAGCTTCGAGATGCACGCACTTATaacgaaaacaaacaaacaatgctaAGTAACATTTAGATAAACGACTACCTCGTCCTTTGCGTTCTAGAATATAGAACGGGCCGGCGAAGTCTAAACCTGCGGTTACGAAAGGAAAATCCGGTGTAATTCTTTGTGTTGGAAGATCACCCATCTTAGGATACAAAGTTTGTCCTCGGACACGCCTACAGCGCACACAATTGCTTACTACGCGCCTGGCTAAATGCCTACCATTTATCGGCCACACGACTTCACGTACAATGGCTAGTAACAGCTGTGGGCCCGCGTGTAAGTTACGTATATGTTCATTCATAAAGAATAATTTAGTTAACTGGTGAGATGAGTGAAGCAATATGGGGTGTTTCTTTTCATAAGAATAGTTGGATGAATTTATACGTCCACCCactctaattaaattattgtcaaGAAAAGGCGATAACGATAAAATTTTACATCTCGAACTCAGTGCCTTTTGTTTACTAAGTAGGTCATACTCGAGCGGAAAGGTTTCGCGCTGCGAGATAACACACAATGCATTGAATGACTCGCATAACTCGTCAACGGATAAACAACCTATGCGCTTGCTATGAATGTTTTTGATATTGTTAATAAATCTTAGTACATAcgcaaatattttccttaacttgttaaaatttgaataattactaaaatttataatactttcGTATACAATCGCTGAGTTTGACTTAGTTTCAGGTAAGTATTCTACTTGAATATTTTGGTTTAAAGTTGGCCATTTAGAGTCATGCTCTAGCAGAAAACTGGGTGCAGACCACCACTTTGACATGGAAGCCAACTGTCCGGGATCCACCCCACGGGAGATCAAGTCGGCCGGATTGTCTGCGGTGGGAACGTAACGCCAACTCGGGGCGTGAGTTAATTCGCGAATCTCGCGTACTCTGTTAGCTACAAATACCTTTAATCGTTTTAAATCGCTATTTATCCATGCTATAACGGTACTAGAATCGCACCAATGAACGATACGCGTAGGTTTGAATCTAAGGGAGTCAACAGCAGCCTTAGTTAAGCTAGCAGCGAGTAACGCAGCGCATAATTCGAGCCGAGGTATGGTTGTCGATTTTATCGGTGCAACTCTCGACTTAGCACATAAGAGCTTGACGCTTACGTCACCGTTATCAGCTGTCGACCTCAGGTAGACACACGCGCCGTACGCACTTAGAGATGCATCACTAAAGGTATGAATTTCTATAGCTTTAGGTGAGTTACATAACACTAACCGAGGcacttgtattttttgtaaacaaggtatattatttgaataccGTTCCCACATTTTTTGTACATCGGGTGGTACCGCGTCATCCCAATCTAAATTTTGTTGCCATAATTTCTGTATCAATATTTTAGGAATTATTGTCACGGGACTGAGAAGCCCTAAAGGATCAAAGATTTTAAAGGAGTTAGACATTATATGACGTTTAGTTATTTTGTCGGTAGTAGTAAAATCCTTCGTgggaaaaaataaacaatcagtTTTAGGCATCCAACCCAAACCGAGAGTGTTTGACGATTCGCTTATTGTTAAATTATCTTGTGTGTTTATGACGGAATCATTAAACAAGTTaggtaaattacttttatattttcgtaaattGAAACAACCGGATAGTAATGTTTTAGATACTTCTTGTTGTATGTAACGCAATTCGTTTATATCGTCTGAACCTGTAATTAAATCATCGACGTACATATCGTGTTGAATTATTGTTCTTATAAGTTCATCGTTATGCTCCTCCCCCAATTGGTTTATACAGCGTGTGCTCAAGTAGCTCGCACAGGCTGTGCCGTAAGTGAGCGTGTTCAACTGCAGTGTCTGAATAGGTTGGGACTCATCTTCCCTCCACAGAATAAGTTGTAACTTACGGTCATCTTCGGAGACTCGTACCTGACGATACATTTTTTCTATGTCCCCAGTAAGTAGATACTTGTACGTTCGCGATCTTATTAAAATGGAAAACAAAGAATCCTGCACATTCGGACCTACCATTAGTATGTCATTAAGTGAAAATCCGGAGGAAGTCGGAGCAGAACCATCGAACACGACACGCAGTTTCGTGGATTCACTGTCCTCCTTGAACACTGCGTGATGACACAGAAAATAGGAATTATTGGGATTTTTTATAGGTGAAACTGAGAGATGTTTCAAATCCGcatattcattaataaattttgaatattcaattttaagatTGTTATTTCGTTTAAACCTTTTTTCCAGGTTTAAGAAACGCCTTTGTGCAAGACTGTACGAATTTCCTAAGCAGTCAGGAGTATCACACAACGGCAATTTCACACGAAACCTACCCGTATCCAATctaattgtgttatttaaaaagtgCTTTTCGCAAATCTCGTCTGTTTCATTTAAAACAGGTTTGTTTGAGTTTGGAATGCTCTCCAGTTCCCAAAAAATAGGTAACATCTTATTGATATCACTCCGTTGGATATTCTGACAGGAAAGTGTTGAATGATTGCACTGTACATGAGTGCAATTGGTTTGATGCGTATTTTGAGTTTGTATAGGCCCCGAAATCAACCAACCTAATTTGGAATCGATTAATTTTGGACTATTAGGACCGAGAGACCTTTGTTGATTCCCTAGTATGTCCCAGAAGACGTCAGCACCGATCAACACATCAATGGGTGCCGGCTGGTGGAAGTCAGGGTCGGCTAATTGACATTTGTCAGGTAAGTACAACCTTTGTTTATTAATTGGCACTTTAGGAATATGACCTGTTAATTCGTCAAGAACAAAACaggacactatttttttaaatgaactaTATAATGACTTTAGATGTACATTACATTTTTCTACAATATGATTAGAACAATTATTGCCTATACCAATGACCTTTAACATGTCAATAGGTATAGATTTTAATGATAACTTTTCTTTCAgcgattttgtaataaaagagGACTGGCTACCACAATCCAGCAATGCACGGACCTGTTcggtttgttttgttacaggATTTATAACTTCGATGATTGCAGTGGACAAAAGAACCTGTGAGTATCCTTGTTTGGTAAACCCAACTACGGTTTCAGGTTctgtaaattcaaaattatttgtcgTTTGATTTTCAGAATGCAGTAAACTGTTATGGCGTGCTTTACAACTACGGCACGGACCCCTAGTACATTTGGAAGCTGGATGACCTTGTCGCAGACAGTTAGAACATAGTTTGTACTGTTCTACATCCGCCCACCTATCCTTAAcagatttgttttaaaaagaaatgcaATCATAAATTCGATGGTTTTCACCACAAATAATGCACATAAAATGTGATAATTTTTCTTTAGTAGTAACTGCATAAGACTTAAATTGTTGAACCTGATCCGACCTTTTGTGAtagttattatttcttatttgttgTGAGTTTCGGGACGTTGCCGGGTGAATCTTAGAATTATCACCTTTGCTGCGATTTAACGCTCCTAAGACATCAGCTCGGTcgattaaaaatttataaaattgatcTAAAGTAAGAGACTCGGTAAGTGAATTTCGAAATTCCTCCCACTTTGTTAAAGTTTGTGTATCTAATTTTTTGGACAGCATAAAAATTACTAGAACATCCCACTTGTCCGTCGGTTGCCCGAGATTGGCTAGAGCACGTAAGTTTTTCGTCACGTGATCCACCAAATAACGCAATGACTTTTCAGAATCACGGGCAACTAATTGCACATTGAATAAAGAATCAAGATGATAATCGGTGAGCAAGCGTGTGTTATTATATCGCTCACAGAGCAATCTCCAAGCTGTAGGGTAGTTTGCCGCGGAAATTTCTAAGTTACAAATCACTCGGGCGGCTTCGCCTTCCAAATACGAAACGAGataatgatatttatgtataggCGATATACgattattattgtgtattaaaCTTTCGTAGGTATCGCGGAACCCTAACCAGCGGAAATACGTCCCGTCAAATTTCGAGATTTGTATCTTTGGTAATTGAAACCCAATACAACTGCTCTCGTCCTCATGACGAAGCGTATTTTGAGACCTATTCGAGTTACTGCATTTTTCTAACAAGGTTTTAGCCTTGGCAATTGTATTGAATAGTTCTACTTCGATCTTTTCGCGTTCATCGAGCTCGCCGTCTAAATCATCGAAATTTAGAGCCTCTATTTCACTTTGCAATAAATCGAAATTGACTGACAATTTCTCAATTCGTGTAACTCGAAGTGATAATTCAGACAATTCGACGGTAGTCAAAGAATCCTTTTGGCTTacgttgtttaaataatttttgtgtTTAGTAAGTTGGCCTTTAATTGATGACCGTTTCCTAATTAACTGATTCAACTTTGCCTGTAAATCTTTACCTTCTC
The nucleotide sequence above comes from Anticarsia gemmatalis isolate Benzon Research Colony breed Stoneville strain chromosome W, ilAntGemm2 primary, whole genome shotgun sequence. Encoded proteins:
- the LOC142985852 gene encoding uncharacterized protein LOC142985852 — encoded protein: MSLRRFISRRGKPAEIFCDNGRNFVAAAKEIGTFLKSTAEPLSMFASQEGIKFIFTPSYAPHFGGIWEAGIKSAKYHIKRVMGNSHLTFEEITTLFAQVEAILSSRPLYPLSSSPNDLLSLSPGHFLIGRPLTAMPTPVLHDCKEGTLARYARVEKIRQDFWQRWQKEYIAELQQRTKWRTNTAKLNVGDLVLLQEDFVPPLSWRLGRVSRLFKGPDGIARVAEVTTTRGCVRRPLVRLCPLPSAEELNDS